Within the Dolichospermum compactum NIES-806 genome, the region GGCAAGAAACAGGTGTGACTCCTCCTGCATATATTATGATTTTGGATAGTGTGATTTATTTACAAAATCCTGGTGCCTATGAACGAGATTTACATAAAGCTTTAGGACAAACCGTAGGGGAAGTGATGAGTAAAAATCCCCTGACTATTTCTCCTGATAAACCATTAAGAGAAGCAGCAAAATTAATCCAAGATCACAAAGTTCACCGTCTCCCAGTCCTTGACAGTGCGGGTAAGGTAATTGGTATTCTAACTCGTGGTGATATTGTTCGCACTATGGCTGCTGAGTAAGTATTAGGGAGTAGGGGGGAGAAATATTTTTTGACAACGGACAACTGACAAGGGACTATGAAATGAGTGTATCTGCTGATAGTATAAAAGAGTTACTGCGTTCCGACAATTTAGGCGATCGCTTGCGTGCAGTTAACCAAATTCGGGATCTAGAACCACAAATCGCTTTAGAATTAGTCCAAATTGCCATTCAGGATAAAAGTGCGCGTGTCCGTTATTCTGCTGTCAGTCAAATGGATACCCTGGGAACACAGGATTTACCATTATCCTTGACTATCTTACGGGGTTTACTACATGATCCTGAAGCAGATGTCCAAGCAGCCGCAGCAGACTGTTTAGGTGCGCTAAAACTGCATGACGCTTTTGATGATTTACAAAAGCTTTACCAGGAAACACCAGAATGGCTAGTCCAGTTTAGCATTATTGCCACATTGGGAGAATTAGGAGATCCACGAGCCTTTGAATTACTTACCCAAGCGATCGCATCCGATAATGGTTTAATTCAAACTGCGGCTATTAGTTCCTTTGGTGAATTGGGAGATCCAAAAGCAGTTCCTCTCCTAGTTCCATACAGCACTAACTCAGATTGGCAAGTGCGTTACAGAGTTGTGCAAGCCTTAATTCGTTTGAATAGTGATGAAGCTAAATCTATTCTAGAAACTTTGGTGAATGATGAAGTAGAAGCTATTTCCAAAGAAGCAAAAGCTGGTTTACAGTTAGTCTAATTTAGTAGTTGCGTTTACTATATAAAGCGCAACTGCTCACGTAATTTTATCCACTATGTCAGATCATCAGCTTTCTGTGTTTCAGTCTGGTATTCGAGACAATCATGACCGGGGTACAGTTGGAGATTTTCTCAAAGATAAGATTGAACCAGGCTCTAAATTATCTATCGTCTCTGCTTATTTTACGATTTATGCCTTTGAAGCTTTAAAACAGGAATTATCGTCTATTGATAACTTAGATTTCCTGTTTGGAGAACCTCGATTTATTCAAGCCATCGGCACTAATACTGACCAAAAAGCTTTTAGAATTGAAGATACTGGTATTCAACTAAGCAATCGCCTCAAACAGAGTAAATTAGCTAGGGAATGCCAAGAATGGATACAAAAAAAGGTCAATATTCGCTCAATTAAACAAATTAACTTACTGCATGGCAAAATGTACCACATTGATAATAATGGGGTAAAAACTGCCATTTTAGGTAGCTCGAATTTTACCTTAAAGGGATTAGGATTAGCTAACTCCAATAGTAATATTGAGTTAAATTTAATCGTTGATAGTGAAAGGGACAGACAAGATCTACAGTTATGGTTCGCAGAGTTATGGAATAATCAAAACCTAGTACAAGATGTCAAGAATGAAGTAATTACTTATCTCAATCAACTTTATCAGGATAATGCCCCTGAGTTTATTTATTATAAAACACTGTTTCATTTATTTAAACGATTCTTAGACCAACAAGCAGCCAATGATTTACTCACTAAACAACGTCACTTAACTGATACAAGGATTTGGAACTTATTATTTGATTTTCAGAAAGATGGGGTCAAAGGTGCGATTAATAAAATCATGGAATATAATGGCTGTATTATCGCTGATAGTGTGGGTTTAGGAAAAACATTTGAAGCTTTAGCCATTATTAAATATTTTGAGCTATTGAATTATAAAGTCTTAGTGTTATGTCCTAAAAAATTAAGAAGTAATTGGACAATTTACCATGCTGCTAATAATAGTGAATTAAATATTTTAGTGGAAGACAGATTTAACTATACAGTCTTGTCTCATACAGATTTGAGTAGAGATACGGGATATTCAGGGGATATTAATTTAGAAACCTTAAATTGGAGTAATTATGATTTAGTGGTGATTGATGAATCTCATAACTTTCGGAATAATACCAAAGGGAAACGAGATGAAGATGGAAACGTGATTAAAAAAAGTCGCTATGAACGTCTGATGGAGGACATTATAAAAAAAGGCATTCCTACTAGAGTCTTATTACTATCAGCAACTCCTGTGAATACAGACTTAAAAGATTTAAGGAATCAGATTAATTTTATTGTTGAAGATAAAGATAGTGCTTTTAGTCAAACATTGGGTATTGAGAGTATCAAACAAACGTTAACCACTGCCCAAAAAGAATTTACTCTATGGTCAAAGAAAAAGCAACACCTTAGTAATGAGTTATTAGAAAACTTAAATTCTAGCTTTTTTACATTATTAGATGGGTTAACGATTGCCCGTTCTCGTAAACATATTCAAAAGTATTATCAAGAAACAATTGAAAAATTAGGAGGTTTCCCAGAGAGACTGAAACCTATTTCTTTGTTTTCTCATATTGATTTAGAAGATAACTTCTTAGATTATGATGATATTAATGAGCAAATTTCTGATTATCAATTATCTTTGTTTAAACCCTCCAATTATGTTTTAGAACAATATCAAGATTTGTATGAAGGGAAAGTTATCCAAAATAACTTCACTCAAAGTAATCGAGAAAATTACTTAATTGGCATGATGAAAGTTAATTTTCTCAAACGTTTAGAAAGTTCCGTTTATTCCTTTAGGATTACCTTAGAAAGAACCATTAGTAAAATTAAACAGTTAGAGTCAAAAATTAAAACATTTGACCAGTATCAAACAGAAAATATCAAAAATGAAGATTATGAAATAGAAGATGCTGATGATGAAGAATTACAAGCTGCTTTTGAAGTAGGTAGAGAACTAAAATATCAATTAAAACATTTAGACATTGACAGATGGTTAGTTGATTTAGCCAGGGATAGAAGACAACTGCATAAGTTATATATTCAAGCGAAAGATGTAGATGTTTGTAGAGATGCTAAATTAGCAAAATTAAAAGAATGTATTGAGAGAAAAGTTACTCATCCCACTTTTAATAAACAAGGTAAGGAAAATAAAAAAGTCATCATCTTTACAGCTTTTGCAGATACAGCTAAATATTTATATGATGCTTTGACAGCGTGGGTAACAACAAAATTAAATATCAATATAGCTTTAGTAACCGGAGGTAATAGTGGTAATAAAACAACCTTTGGTAGTTCACGCTTTGAGGAAATTTTAATGAACTTTTCTCCTCTTGCCAAGCAACGAGATAAGATAAAATCAATGCCCCAAGAGGGAGAAATTAATCTATTAATTGCTACTGACTGTATTTCTGAAGGTCAAAACTTACAGGATTGTGATTATTTAGTTAATTATGATATTCATTGGAATCCTGTGAGAATTATTCAACGGTTTGGACGCATTGATAGAATTGGTAGCCTGAATCATACAGTGCAATTAGTTAATTTTTGGCCAACAGAAGACTTAAATAAATATATTAATCTCAAAAATCGAGTTGAGGCGAGAATGGCCTTAGTTGATATTACAGCCACCGGGGAAGATAATCTTTTAAATGTAGATGAATTACAAGACTTATTCACCGAAGAAATGAGTTATCGAGATGAACAGTTACTACGGTTAAAAGATGAAGTATTAGACATTGAAGATTTTAATGACAGCATTTCTTTAACAGAATTTAGCTTAAATGATTTTCGGATAGATTTATTAAATTACTTGCAAAAAAATAGGGAACTGTTAGAAAATGCCCCATTAGGATTATATGGAATTGTCTCTACCCCTACCCATAAGGAGTATGATGTTATCAAACCTGGGATTATTTTCTGTCTACAACAGATGGGGAATACATCAGGAAATGAACAAGTTAACCCTCTACAACCTTATTTCTTGGTCTATGTCAGGGATGATGGCAATGTTCGCTATACCTTTGCCCAACCTAAACAAATTTTAGAGATGTATCGTCTCTTATGTGCGGGGAAAACCCAACCATATAAAGATTTGTGTCAGTTATTTAACCAGCGTACCAGTAATGGATCTAGTATGAGTAAAGAAACGGAACTACTAGATAAAGCAGTTGATTCTATCACCCGTACATTTACTAACCGTGTCACTAGAAATCTTTTTAAGTCAGGGAAAGGGGGTATTACTCCTCTCAAACAGCAACAAGTGACAAAAACCACAGACTTTGAACTGATAACCTGGTTAATTATTGAAGATGATGCAACAAACCCTTAAATCTGCTATTGAACAAGCATTAAAAAACTTTAGTCAAGTTTCTACCTCTGATGGTATTAAGCATCTGTTTGAAACTTTGGGTTACTCAACTCAACGGGAAGTCCCGTTA harbors:
- a CDS encoding CBS domain-containing protein, whose translation is MSKTVAEVMSRDPILVHPQTPLKEAIQILVEKRISGLPVIDDAGKLVGIISETDLMWQETGVTPPAYIMILDSVIYLQNPGAYERDLHKALGQTVGEVMSKNPLTISPDKPLREAAKLIQDHKVHRLPVLDSAGKVIGILTRGDIVRTMAAE
- the nblB gene encoding phycobilisome degradation protein NblB, giving the protein MSVSADSIKELLRSDNLGDRLRAVNQIRDLEPQIALELVQIAIQDKSARVRYSAVSQMDTLGTQDLPLSLTILRGLLHDPEADVQAAAADCLGALKLHDAFDDLQKLYQETPEWLVQFSIIATLGELGDPRAFELLTQAIASDNGLIQTAAISSFGELGDPKAVPLLVPYSTNSDWQVRYRVVQALIRLNSDEAKSILETLVNDEVEAISKEAKAGLQLV
- a CDS encoding helicase-related protein yields the protein MSDHQLSVFQSGIRDNHDRGTVGDFLKDKIEPGSKLSIVSAYFTIYAFEALKQELSSIDNLDFLFGEPRFIQAIGTNTDQKAFRIEDTGIQLSNRLKQSKLARECQEWIQKKVNIRSIKQINLLHGKMYHIDNNGVKTAILGSSNFTLKGLGLANSNSNIELNLIVDSERDRQDLQLWFAELWNNQNLVQDVKNEVITYLNQLYQDNAPEFIYYKTLFHLFKRFLDQQAANDLLTKQRHLTDTRIWNLLFDFQKDGVKGAINKIMEYNGCIIADSVGLGKTFEALAIIKYFELLNYKVLVLCPKKLRSNWTIYHAANNSELNILVEDRFNYTVLSHTDLSRDTGYSGDINLETLNWSNYDLVVIDESHNFRNNTKGKRDEDGNVIKKSRYERLMEDIIKKGIPTRVLLLSATPVNTDLKDLRNQINFIVEDKDSAFSQTLGIESIKQTLTTAQKEFTLWSKKKQHLSNELLENLNSSFFTLLDGLTIARSRKHIQKYYQETIEKLGGFPERLKPISLFSHIDLEDNFLDYDDINEQISDYQLSLFKPSNYVLEQYQDLYEGKVIQNNFTQSNRENYLIGMMKVNFLKRLESSVYSFRITLERTISKIKQLESKIKTFDQYQTENIKNEDYEIEDADDEELQAAFEVGRELKYQLKHLDIDRWLVDLARDRRQLHKLYIQAKDVDVCRDAKLAKLKECIERKVTHPTFNKQGKENKKVIIFTAFADTAKYLYDALTAWVTTKLNINIALVTGGNSGNKTTFGSSRFEEILMNFSPLAKQRDKIKSMPQEGEINLLIATDCISEGQNLQDCDYLVNYDIHWNPVRIIQRFGRIDRIGSLNHTVQLVNFWPTEDLNKYINLKNRVEARMALVDITATGEDNLLNVDELQDLFTEEMSYRDEQLLRLKDEVLDIEDFNDSISLTEFSLNDFRIDLLNYLQKNRELLENAPLGLYGIVSTPTHKEYDVIKPGIIFCLQQMGNTSGNEQVNPLQPYFLVYVRDDGNVRYTFAQPKQILEMYRLLCAGKTQPYKDLCQLFNQRTSNGSSMSKETELLDKAVDSITRTFTNRVTRNLFKSGKGGITPLKQQQVTKTTDFELITWLIIEDDATNP